In the Blautia coccoides genome, CATATACACCGATACTCTTAGCCGGGTTCCTTGTGGCTGCGAAGATGGCGTCAGCTTCGGGGATACCGAATGCCATAGCTGTTTTCATACAGTCAAACAGGTTGGTTGCGGAACCTGCAATGGTTCCGTTGGCCAGAGTTGCCTTTCTGTTGTTCATGGTAACTTCCTGGCCGCCCAGCTCGTAGGTGCCGTTTTCCATGCCTGTTGCCATCATGGAATCGCTGATGAGCACAACTCTTTCACTTCCGAACATGCGGAAAGTGTTTCTCACAACGCTGGGATGGATGTGGATGCCGTCGCAGATCAATTCTACCATGCAGTTTTCAGTATCTGCGGCAGCGCCTACAACACCGGGATCGCGGTGTGCGTAGGACGGCATGGCGTTAAATAGATGTGTCACATGGGCAGCGCCTTTTTTCATGGCTGAAAGTGCAGTGTCATATCCGGCTGTAGTATGGCCGATGGAGATTTTTACTTCGTTCTTCAGTTCTTCTATAAATTCATCTGCGCCTTCCATATTCGGAGCAAGTGTTACAAGCTTTATGAGATGTCCGGTTTTTTCATTGCATTCACGGAAGAATGCAATATCCGGTCTGCGGATATGCCGTTCTACATGTGCGCCTTTTTTATCAGGATCAATGAAAGGCCCTTCCATATTCACGCCCACGATCCTTGCCTGGTCTTTGGCATTTCCCGCGCTGACAGCAGTTGCAAAGATTTCCAAAAGCTGCTCTTTTGGAAGCGTCATGGAGGTTGGGCAGTAAGATGTCACGCCGTGGGATTTTTCATAGCGCAGAATTGTTTTAAGTCCTTCCACGTCTGCGTCGGAAAAATCGTGTCCGAATGCTCCGTGGCTGTGAACATCTACAGTACCGGGGAGAACTTTCAGGCCTGTGGCATCAATCTCTGTCTTGTCTGTCACTTCATCTATAGAAGAGACAATTTTTCCGTTCTCTACATAGAGGTCTTTTTTCTCAAAGGTTCCATCTTCCTGAAATACTGATCCGTTTTTAATTATCATCTGGTTTCACTCCTTTTCTGATTTCACTCTACCACATGATCCGTTCCCTGTCCTTGTATTTTTTTGCAATTCTTTGGGAAAATATGTGATGTTAGTTATTATCCGTGTGTATCTGTACTTCTATTATAATTCCCATTACAAGTTAATTCAATGTATGAGGGTAAAATTGAAAGAACTTTCATAAAACGTCAATATAAATAAAAAATCAGGTTTCAGCACCGGTAAAATTTGTGCAAGTTGATATTTGGTTTGAAAGGATTTTCTGAATCGGAAAAAATATTGAAAAAATTTTCATAAATGCTATACTGAAGTCAAAGCGAAGGCAGCAGATCAGAAGCCGAGATGCGGAAAGGAGAGAGTTATGAATCAGCGTTTAGAGAAGCTCAAGGGACATTTAATCGTATCCTGCCAGGCACTTCCTCATGAACCCCTCCATTCATCCTTTATTATGGGAAGAATGGCAAAAGCAGCAGCAGAAGGCGGAGCCATGGGAATTCGTGCCAACACAAAGGAGGATATAGCGGAGATCAAGAAAAATGTGGACCTTCCGGTTATTGGGATTGTAAAACGTGATTATGATGACAGCAAAGTTTATATCACACCAACTATGAAGGAAGTCGATGAACTGATGGAGGTAAATCCTGAGATCATTGCCATTGATGCCACAAAAGATCTGAGACCGGGAAATGTAACTTTGGACGAATTTTATGCGGAGATCAGAAAGAAGTATCCTGAGCAGCTTCTGATGGCAGACTGCTCCACCGTGGAGGAAGCGCTTCACGCAGACGAGCTTGGATTTGACTTCATTGGTACGACACTGGTTGGCTATACTGAGCACAGCAGAGGTGACAGGATTGAAGCGAATGATTTTGAAATCATACGCACAATATTAAGCAGAGTAAAACATCATGTGATCGCAGAAGGCAACATAAACACACCGGAAAAGGCAAAACGCGTGATCGAACTGGGATGCTACAGCGTGGTAGTAGGTTCTATTATTACACGTCCCCAATTGATCACAAAATCCTTCACAGATGTGATGGCAACCCTGGAAAAGTAAATGTAAGAGGAAGATGAAAGGAGTCACAGCAATGAGTAAATTAGATAAGTACAGAGGTATTATCCCGGCATTTTATGCATGTTATGATGAGGAAGGAAATGTGAGCGGAGAGCGTGTACAGGCCCTCACACGTCACTTCATCGAAAAAGGCGTAAAGGGTGTCTACGTAAATGGTTCTTCAGGAGAATGTATTTACCAGAGCGTAGAAGAGAGAAAGCTTATCATTGAAAACGTAATGGCAGCAGCAAAGGGTAAACTGACTGTCATCAATCATGTGGCATGTAATAACACAAAGGACAGTGTGGAGCTGGCAAAACACTCTGAGAGTGTAGGCGTAGATGCAATCGCATCCATTCCTCCTATTTACTTCCGTCTGCCGGAGTATTCTATTGCAGCTTACTGGAATGCAATCAGTGAAGCAGCGCCAAACACAGATTTCGTGATTTACAATATACCGCAGCTTGCTGGCACAGCTCTGACTATGAGCCTGTTTGCAGAGATGATGAAAAACCCAAGAGTTATCGCTGTAAAGAACTCTTCCATGCCTGCCCAGGATATTCAGATGTTCAAAACAGCAGGTCTTGCGGCAAAAGACGACTTTGTAGTGTTCAACGGCCCGGATGAGCAGTTTGTAGCAGGACGCGCGATCGGTGCTGACGGTGGGATCGGCGGAACCTATGGTGTTATGCCGGAGCTGTTCCTGAAACTGAATGAGCTGGTCGAGGCAGGGGAAAAGAAAAAAGCCTGTGAATTACAGTATGCGATCAATGAGATCATCTACAAAATGTGCTCCAGCCATGCGAATATGTATGCGGTAGCAAAAGAAATCCTGCGCACAAACGACAGCGTAAATATCGGAGGTGTCCGTGAACCGCTGGAAAATATGCAGGAAGCAGACAAAGTGATCGCTCATGAGGCTGCCGCTATGGTTAAAGCTGCCATGGAAAGATATCTGGTATAATCCTGCTGTATAATGTGCTCCTGGCGTAGACAGCAGGGGCTGTTACTTGGAATATTAATGTAGTATTAGGGAAAAGTAAAAGAAAATCTATGCCTTTACGGGCGTAGCGTACAAAAAGAAGAGATTAGAGGGAGGTAACAGATGCAGGGTTTTACTTATATTGATCTGGCTATTTTGATCGTTTACCTGGCAGCCGTTTTATTTGCCGGTCTTCATTTTGCTAAAAAGGAAATGAAGGGAAAAGAATACTTTAAGAGTGACGGAACCGTACCGTGGTGGGTTACATCCGTATCTATTTTCGCGACACTGCTCAGTCCCATTTCCTTCCTGTCACTGGCAGGAAATTCATACGCGGGAACATGGATCATGTGGTTTGCACAGTTAGGTATGCTGCTGGCAATTCCGCTTACCATCAGATTTTTCCTGCCTATTTACAGCAAACTGGATATTGATACGGCTTATCATTATCTGGAGCTGCGTTTTAACAGCAAGGGACTGCGTGTTCTGGGCGCAATTATGTTCATCATTTATCAGGTTGGACGTATGTCCATAATCATGTATCTTCCTTGTATGGTATTATCCAGCCTCATGGGAATCAATGTAAATATCCTAATCGTCATCATGGGAATCATTGCTATCATTTACTCCTACACAGGTGGTCTAAAATCCGTACTCTGGACAGACTTTATCCAGGGGTCCGTGCTTTTAGTCGGTGTTACTTTTGGCTTGATCTTCCTGGTAGCCCATCTTGACGGCGGTATCGGATCGATTTTCCATGAAATGACAGCAGGCCATAAGTTCCTGGCAGTTGACCAGCCGATTTTCAATCCTAACATTTTAAAAGACAGTGTATTCCTCATGATCGTAGGCGCCGGATTCAACACAATGGGTTCCTATGTATCCAGCCAGGATATTGTACAGCGTTTTACAACAACAACAGACACAAAGAAACTGAACAAGATGATGCTGACAAATGGCGGTCTGTCTATCTTCATCGCAACTGTATTTTACTTGATCGGTACCGGTTTGTATGTATTTTACCAGGTACAGGGCAATCAGCTTCCGCCGGCAGCGCAGCAGGATCAGATTTTTGCATCCTGGATCGCTTTTCAGCTTCCTGTGGGTATTACCGGTCTGCTTCTGGCAGCCATCTATGCAGCAGCCCAGTCCACATTGTCCACCGGTCTGAACTCCGTGGCATCAAGCTGGACGCTGGATATCCAGGCCAGACTTTCCAAGAAGGAACTGAGCTTTGAGAAACAGACAAAGATTGGACAGTATGTATCCCTTCTGGTAGGTATTTTCTCAATCGTGGTTGCTGTAGTTCTGGCTAACGGCGGCGTGAAATCCGCTTACGAATGGTTTAACGGATTCATGGGTCTGGTACTTGGTATCCTAGTGGGTACTTTCATTCTGGGGGCGTTTACCAAGGTTGCCAATACCTTTGGCGCTGTATGCGCGTTTATCGCTGCATCAGCAGTTATGGTAGCGATCAAATATGTGGTGCCGGCTGTGGCTCCGGATGTGACGATCTCTATCTGGTCCTACTCCATTATTTCTATCGTTGTTTCTCTGGTTGTGGGTCTCCCCGCAAGTATTATATCCAGAAAGGTAAAGGGAGATAACTCCGTGCCGGCTGCACATACAACGATTTACAAAAACTGATCGTAATGTCTGTTCTGAAAGGGAGGCAGCAAAATGGTATTTGGTAATATCAGAGATTTAAAGGATTATTCCTGGCTGGAAAAGGAAGTTCTGAAATGCTTCCGGTATGCACAGGAACATGACCTGCTGAATTATGAAAAAGGCAGTCATGAGATAGACGGGGATGATTTGTTCGTAAACATTGTGGAATATGAGACCACAACACCGGAAAATCGTTTCTGGGAAGCACACAGGCAGTATCTGGATCTGCATTTTATGCTGAGAGGTCCGGAACAGATCGATGTGAACTTTATTGATAACATGGAGCAGAAGGAGTTTGTGGAGAAGGATGATTTTCTACCTCTTGAAGGTGAACCAAACAGCCATGTGGTACTGACAGAAGGCGATTTCCTTCTCTGTTATCCAAAGGACGCCCACAGGACAGCCGTTGCGGTTGACGGTCCGGCTGTTATCAAAAAAGCTATATTTAAGATCAAAATCAAATAATCAGAGATTCTTTAAAGACTGTGGGGCAGACTCATGGTACAATATAGGGAACTGTAACGGCCGCGGGAATGTGACATTACAGTTCCCTTTTGTCACGTTTTAATACCGCATTAAGTGCGGTGGTGAAACGGCAGCTATATGGATTTGTGCCTGTAAAGGCACTGAACAGTGATATAAGGAGCATTTGTTATGAAACAATATATTTGTATTGATATTGGCGGTACTTCTATAAAGTATGGTATAATACAGGAAGATGCGGTATTTGTGGCTGCAGGTGAAATGCCCACAGAGGCTATGCAGCATGGCGGACCGGGAATCATGAAAAAAGCAGTGAAGATTATTGAAGATTACCTGAAGGATCGTAGTCCTGCGGGTATCTGTATCTCAACGGCGGGTATGGTGGACTGCGAGGCGGGCAGGATCACACATTCCGCTCCGCTGATACCGGAATATACAGGTACAGAGATCAAGAAAACTCTGGAAGAGAGATTTCATCTGCCCTGCGAGGTGGAAAATGACGTGAACTGCGCAGGGCTTGCGGAGAACTTTGCGGGTGCATCCAGGGGCACAAAGATCAGTCTGTGTCTGACGATCGGTACAGGAATCGGCGGTGCTATTGTGATCGACAACCAGGTGTTCCACGGATTTTCCGGGAGCGGGTGTGAAATTGGATATATGCATCTTCCGGGCGGTGAGTTTCAGGATATGGGCGCAAGCAGCATTCTGGTGAAGAAGACTGCGGAATACAAGAAGATCAGTCCTGACAGCATTGACGGCAGATATGTATTTGAAAATGCGAAGCAGGGTGACGCAGACTGTATCCGCGCCATTGATGAGATGGTGGACGTGCTGGGAATGGGAATCGCAAATATCTGTTATGTGATCAACCCGGAAGTGGTGGTTCTGGGAGGCGGAATCATGGCTCAGAAGGAATATCTGTATGACAGGATCAGAAAGAGTATGGATAAGTATCTGATACCTTCTGTAGCTTCCAATACCAGACTGGCTTTTGCGGAAAATAAAAATCAGGCGGGAATGCTGGGGGCATTTTATCATTTCAGAGGAAAACACTCCTAAGCGCTGCCTTGCCGCATAGACAGATAGAATGGAGGTGCTCGAATGGAGCAGTATGAAAAAAATATCATTCCTCAGATAGAATCAATTTATAACAGTTTTACACCTTTGGAGAAAACCATTGCTGATTTTTTTATCAGCAATACAGAAAAAATAGATTTATCCTCCAAAAGTGTATCCAGTCGTCTGTATGTGTCGGAGGCATCCCTGTCACGTTTTGCAAAAAAGTGTGGTTATAAAGGATACCGGGAGTTTCTGTTCTGTTATGAGCAGGGAACTGTGCGGAATTATCCTGTGAGTAATGACCAGACGAAAATGGTGCTGAATACTTACCAGGAGCTTTTAAACAAGAGTTATTCCCTGGTGAATGAGGAACAGATGAAGCGTATTGTCAATATACTGTCAGAGAAAAAGCGGGTATATGTGTACGGCAAGGGAAGCTCCGGTCTGGTGGGCATGGAGATGAAAATTCGTTTTATGCGTATCGGCGTCAATGTGGAGGCAGTGACGGATACACATATTATGAAGATCAACTCTGTGCTTTTGGATGAGGACTGTGCGGTGATTGGTATCAGTGTCAGCGGAAGAACTGAGGAAGTTATAACTTCCATGAAGGCGGCCAAGGAGAGAGGTGCCACTACCATTCTAATGACATCCAGGAAGGATAAGACATTTTTAAATTACTGTGATGAGATACTTTTGTTCGCTGTTAAGGAAAATCTGGAAAAAGGAAAAGCGATATCCCCACAGTTTCCCATATTAGTTATGGTGGATATTTTGTTCTCCCATATACTGGAGTCAGATAAATTCAGGAGAGAAGCCATACATGAGTACACGCTCAATGCTCTGGATGCCAGGTGATGTCATAGGGGGCTGGTGTCGCGTGGCTGTCTCGGGACTGTCTTGCAAATACAAGGTAACACCTGGTAGGACAGTGGATGGCTGAACCGTTCTGATGCAAAGTATTTTATTGCAAAAAGGTGTTGACTTTTTAAGAAAAAAAGAATATTATAAAAGTGAAAGAAACAAAACTATGTAATCCAACAAGAACAAAAAAGAACCCCCATGGACCCATATTCCGTGGGGGTTCGCTTTGGTTAGCTGTCTTTATTTCGGTCTAACCATTTGCCGATAAAGTAAGTGATGATACCGGCCATAACCGAAATTATAAAATTGGTTATGTAATCCAACAAGAACACCTCCTTCCTGCTGGAAAGAATCGACAGCATATTCATTATAAGGCATATAATAGGCAATATCAGCATAATATATATACAAAAAATCTATTTATAAGTATTCTACAAAAACCGGCTATTTATAAAGCCGGAATTTTTATAAGTTCATACTTGACAAAAATTGTTAAGTATTGTATAGTTATATCAGTAACAATTATTGTTATTGAAAGGAGGGTGCGATGGCAACATTGAAGTACAGCCGTCAGCGGGAATCCATCCGCGAGTTCGTTATGAACAGCAAGGAGCATCCTACGGCCGATACTGTATATGCAGGAATCAAAGCCGATTTTCCGAATATTAGTCTTGGTACAGTATATCGGAACTTATCTCTTCTGGTTGACTTAGGCGAGATCGCCAAGATCACAACAGGGGATGGCCCGGACAGATTTGACTGCAATACAAAACCTCATAGTCATTTTATATGCACCCAGTGTCACAGCATCACAGACATAGAGGCAAGCGAATTTGACTGTATGAAGGAGAAAGTGGCCGAGGGTTTTGATGGTAAAATAACAGGTCATATGACTACTTTTTACGGAGTTTGTAAAGAATGTCTCGAAGCAAAAAAAATTAAAAAAACTAGTTGACAAAAATTGTCAAGTATGTTACATTGAAACAGTAATCATTACTGTTATCAAAAAAACCAATAAATAACAAAATATTTAATCAAAAAGGAGAATGAGTATTATGAAAAAATTTGTATGTAGTGTATGTGGATATGTTTATGAAGGCGATGCAGCTCCGGAAAAATGTCCAGTATGTGGCGTAGGTGCTGATAAATTTACAGAGCAGGCAGGCGAGATGACATGGGCAGCAGAGCATGTTGTAGGAGTTGCTCAGGGCGTAAGCGAAGATATCATTGCTGATTTAAGAGCTAACTTTGAAGGCGAGTGCTCAGAGGTTGGTATGTACCTGGCAATGGCAAGAGTAGCTCACAGAGAAGGATATCCGGAAATCGGTTTATACTGGGAAAAAGCTGCTTACGAAGAAGCAGAGCATGCTTCCAAATTCGCTGAGTTATTAGGCGAAGTTGTAACTGACAGCACAAAGAAAAACCTGGAAATGCGTGTTGCTGCAGAGAACGGCGCAACAGCTGGTAAATTTGACCTGGCAAAACGTGCAAAAGCTGCTAACCTGGATGCTATTCATGATACAGTACATGAGATGGCAAGAGATGAGGCTCGTCACGGTAAAGCATTCGAGGGTCTGTTAAAGAGATACTTCGGTTAATTCAGATATAAAGCGGGATATTTTCCTGCAGGTAATTATGATTTAGCAATTGTCTTGCAGAGCCGGTCATGTGCCGGTTCTGCAATAGAAAATAAATAGTCGTTTGTTTTCAGAATTTTATGGAGGGTTTTTATATGTCAAAGTACGCAGGAACAAAAACAGAGAAAAACTTATGGGACGCATTCGCCGGTGAATCACAGGCAAGAAATAAATATACATATTATGCATCCGCAGCAAAGAAAGCCGGATACGAGCAGTTAGCTTCCTTATATCTGGAGACAGCAGACCAGGAAAAAGAACACGCAAAAATGTGGTTCAAAGAGATCCACGGTATCCATGATATTGCGCAGAACCTGGAAGACGCGGCAGCAGGTGAGAATTACGAGTGGACAGACATGTACGCACGTATGGCTCAGGAAGCCAGAGAAGAGGGATTTGAAGAGCTGGCAGTGAAGTTTGAAGGCGTTGCTAAAGTAGAAGCTGCGCACGAGAGACGTTATAAAAAACTCCTTGAAAGTTATAAGGCAGACAAGACATTTAAGGGAGACGCTCCTTTAGGCTGGAAGTGCAGAAACTGTGGTTATGTACACGAGGCAGAGGAAGCTCCGGAAGTCTGTCCGGTATGCGCTCATCCGAAGGCATACTTTGAGAGAAAAGTTGAAAACTATTAATCCTCACTTTAATAGAATTCATATTGCTATAGCAGGAGGCCCGTATGGGCCTCCTGTTTTGTGTACATCTAAAAGGCCTGTTATCGCAATAAATAATTTCGGATACTCGAATTTTTCTGCGTCTCTTTATTGTTATTGAAAGTCTTCTAGTGTAATATGGAAATATAGTAACTATTCAGTAGGTCTGCGCATTTACTGCGCTGACCGTAAGAAAACGTTCAGCAGCCAGGCAAAAATTCCATCGCCAAAGGCGATTTGCACGGATTTTCGCTCGTAACTGTAAGGGTACTGAACAGTTACGAAATATAAATATTTTGCTGTGCCATATCATATAAAGCAGAATCATTAAAAGGAGAAGGAATTATGAAGCATTATCCACATTTATTCAGCCCTATAAAAATCGGGCCGCTGACTTTAAAGAACCGAATATGTGTATCACCGATGACGATTACCGGACGCGGGGAGGAAAAGGGGTATTTTGCGCAGGATAACATTGATTTTTATACCACATTGGCAAGAGGAGGTGCGGCTCTTCTTACTATCGGTGAGACCGGAATCCATTCACGCACAGATGCATGTCATCCGCGGATGGCGCACTTGGATGATCCAGGCCTGCTTCCCTCATTGACAAGACTGGTGGACAGTGTGCACCAGTACGATACCTTTGTATCCATAGAGCTTGTGCATTCTGGCAGGAGAGCGCATCCTGCTTATCTGCCTGAAGACGGAGAGGTGTGGGGGCCGTCGCCCTCTGTCAACCATTACGGAGCAGAGGTTAAAGAAATGACTGAGAATATGATGGATGAAATTGCGGATGCCTACGCAGAAGCCGCGTTTATGGCAAAATTCGCAGGGGTTGATATGGTAATGATACACGGGGGACACGGCTGGCTTTTGGACCAGTTCCTCTCACCGCTTAATAATAAGCGGACGGATCAATATGGGGGAAGTTTAGAAAACCGTGCCCGTTTTCCGATCATGGTTCTGGATAGAGTGAGGGAACGCTGCGGAAAGAATTTCCCTATAGAATACCGTATATCAGGCTCAGAGCTTATAGAGGGGGGACTGGAAGAGGAGGAGATGTCAGTCTTTGCCCATATGATAGAGGATAAGGTAGATTCCTTTCATGTATCCGTGGGAAGCTTCCATGATCCTGCCACTATGGTGCGCATGTTTCCGGGGCCGTTTTTCCCGAATGGTGTGAATATACCTTATGCAGCAGCTATTAAAAAGGCAGTCAGTGTTCCAGTTACCGGTATTGGCGGGCTGTCTGACCCGGAGCATATGGAAAAGCTGTTGGAAGAGGAACAAGTGGATATGGTGGCCATGGGGCGCCAGATGATAGCAGACCCATTCCTTCCTAAAAAGGCATTGAAGGGGAAAAGTTGTGAAATAGCCCATTGTATCCGTTGTATGCGCTGCAACAGCGGGGCGCTTATTCCCTATGTACCCTATCCCAACGGAGTGGTCTACTGCTCTGTAAACCCTGTCATGGGAAGACTCCGTGAAATTGGCAGAGAGAATTCTTTTATAAATGAAAAGAAAAAAATATTGATAGCAGGCGGCGGACCGGCTGGAATGCAGGCTGCATTGGGCGGACTGGAAAGGGGGCACAGTGTTGTCTTATGTGAGTCAAGCGGCTCTCTTGGAAATACACTGGCTTATTCTGAGCATATTGAGTTCAAGAATGATATCCGCATATTCAGGGATTCTCTTATCAGCCGCATTCAGGCAAGTCAGGCCGAAATCCATATGAATACGGCAGTGACACCTGAATTGATCAGGGAGGTGGAACCGGATCTGGTCATAAGTGCAATAGGCGGAGAACCATTGGTTCCTCCGATCAATGGGATACATAATGATAATGTCTTATATGCTGCATCCATGCATAAACGGGGGGATGTTCCGAAAAATAAGACAGTTGTCATTGGCGGAGGCCTTATGGGATGTGAGGAGGCCATTGCCCTTGCCCAGGATGGGAAAAATGTAACAATTGTAGAAATGACAGATATTATCGCAGGCGAGGCCGACGGCGGGCTGAAGCAGATGATAGATGAAAAAATAGAATATTACAAAATACCGGTTTTAACAGGATATTCCTGTGTAAAAATAACGGATGGGGGAGCTGTAGTAAAGAGTAAAGACGGAGTGGAAAAAACTCTGAAAGCGGATTCGGTTCTCATTGCAGCGGGCGTTCGTCCAAAAGATTCAGAGACAAGCAGGTTGAGAGATGCCTGTTATGATCTGGGAATAGAATTCATAGCAGTGGGGGACTGCAAAAAGACAGGAAGAATACGTGAAGCCACATCCAGCGGCTATTTCGCAGGACGTAATGCATAGGAATTCCGGAATGTGAACAGTAAAAAATCTGCAGGAAGCCAAAACAGAAGGGAAGAGATACATATGATAACTGATATGACCCAGGGAAAGCCGTTCCAGGTCCTGTGGCGCTTTACCATCCCCATGCTGGTCAGTGTTATGTTCCAGCAGTTTTATAATATTGTGGACAGTATTGTGGCCGGAAAGTTTGTAGGCGTGGACGCATTGGCGGCAGTGGGTGCTTCGTACCCCATAACTATGATATTCATGGCAGTTGCAACAGGACTGAATATAGGATGTTCTGTGGTGATCTCCCTGTACTTTGGTGCCAGGGAGTATGGGAAGATGAAGTGTTGTGTCAGCACATCCCTGATATCTACTTTGGGGATCGCGGTATTTTTGTCCGGATGTGGGTTTCTGTTCA is a window encoding:
- a CDS encoding NAD(P)/FAD-dependent oxidoreductase encodes the protein MKHYPHLFSPIKIGPLTLKNRICVSPMTITGRGEEKGYFAQDNIDFYTTLARGGAALLTIGETGIHSRTDACHPRMAHLDDPGLLPSLTRLVDSVHQYDTFVSIELVHSGRRAHPAYLPEDGEVWGPSPSVNHYGAEVKEMTENMMDEIADAYAEAAFMAKFAGVDMVMIHGGHGWLLDQFLSPLNNKRTDQYGGSLENRARFPIMVLDRVRERCGKNFPIEYRISGSELIEGGLEEEEMSVFAHMIEDKVDSFHVSVGSFHDPATMVRMFPGPFFPNGVNIPYAAAIKKAVSVPVTGIGGLSDPEHMEKLLEEEQVDMVAMGRQMIADPFLPKKALKGKSCEIAHCIRCMRCNSGALIPYVPYPNGVVYCSVNPVMGRLREIGRENSFINEKKKILIAGGGPAGMQAALGGLERGHSVVLCESSGSLGNTLAYSEHIEFKNDIRIFRDSLISRIQASQAEIHMNTAVTPELIREVEPDLVISAIGGEPLVPPINGIHNDNVLYAASMHKRGDVPKNKTVVIGGGLMGCEEAIALAQDGKNVTIVEMTDIIAGEADGGLKQMIDEKIEYYKIPVLTGYSCVKITDGGAVVKSKDGVEKTLKADSVLIAAGVRPKDSETSRLRDACYDLGIEFIAVGDCKKTGRIREATSSGYFAGRNA